From Neisseria cinerea:
AGGAACAGGTCGGGCTGCCCGTCGCCTACCTCAATCAAATTCACAGCACCATTGTCGTCAATGCTGTCGAAGCGTTAGGCAACACGCCCGACGCAGACGCTTCGGTGGACAATACGGGAAAAGCCGCCTGTGCCGCGATGACTGCAGATTGCCTGTCTGTCTTGTTCTGTGATAAAGCCGGTACGGTCGTCGCTGCCGCACACGCCGGCTGGCGCGGTTTGGCGGGCGGCGTATTGCAAAACACCCTAGCCGCGATGAATGTCGCACCCGTCGAAATCATGGCATATCTCGGCCCTGCCATTGGCGCGGACGCGTTTGAAGTCGGACAAGACGTGTTCGACGCATTTTGCGCGCCCATGCCCGAAGCCGCGGATGCATTCGAAGACATCGGCGGCGGTAAGTATCTTGCCGACATCTACGCGTTGGCGCGTTTGGTTCTGCGCCGCGAAGGGGTGGACATGATTTACGGCGGCACGCATTGTACCGTCTTGGAACGCGACACTTTCTTCTCCTACCGCCGTGACGGGATGACGGGGCGCATGGCGAGCCTGATTTGGCTGGATAGGAATGCCGTCTGAAAATACCGCTGATATAATCTACCGACTTTGTGCTTTTGAGAAAGGCAAAATATGAACAAAATATTGCTTACCGCCGCGGTGCTGATGTTGGGCGCATGCGGTTTCCATTTGAAAGGGCAGAGCGGCGCTTTGCATACGCCCGCTTATAAAAACTGGCACATTGAAGGCGGTCAGGCATTGCAGTTTCCTTTGGAAACCGCGCTTCATCAGGTCTCGGTCCGTGTTACGGATACCGGCGGCGCACCGATGACCCTGCGTATCAACAATATTTCCCAGCGCAAGGAGACCTATACCATCACCCGTGCGGCGGCGATTAACGAATATCTCTTGGTGCTGACGGTTGAAGCACAGGTGCTGAAACACGGCGAATCTGTGGGCAGACCGATGACTGTTTCCGTCCGCCGTATTTTGGATTATGCGGACAATGAGATTTTGGGCAAACAGGAAGAAGAAGAAACCCTGTGGGCAGAAATGCGGCAGGATGCCGCCGAACAAATTGTCCGCCGCCTGACCTTCCTAAAGGCAGAATAAAGTGGCGGCATATACCGGGCATATCGATGAGGACGCACCTTT
This genomic window contains:
- the pgeF gene encoding peptidoglycan editing factor PgeF, which encodes MKTITETLNLVPQDKDFLIADWPAPANVKTLITTRNGGVSQGVYQSLNLGSHVGDNPDAVRRNRKIVQEQVGLPVAYLNQIHSTIVVNAVEALGNTPDADASVDNTGKAACAAMTADCLSVLFCDKAGTVVAAAHAGWRGLAGGVLQNTLAAMNVAPVEIMAYLGPAIGADAFEVGQDVFDAFCAPMPEAADAFEDIGGGKYLADIYALARLVLRREGVDMIYGGTHCTVLERDTFFSYRRDGMTGRMASLIWLDRNAV
- a CDS encoding LPS-assembly lipoprotein LptE — its product is MNKILLTAAVLMLGACGFHLKGQSGALHTPAYKNWHIEGGQALQFPLETALHQVSVRVTDTGGAPMTLRINNISQRKETYTITRAAAINEYLLVLTVEAQVLKHGESVGRPMTVSVRRILDYADNEILGKQEEEETLWAEMRQDAAEQIVRRLTFLKAE